One genomic segment of Virgibacillus doumboii includes these proteins:
- the murD gene encoding UDP-N-acetylmuramoyl-L-alanine--D-glutamate ligase has protein sequence MKKLDNFPYSNVLVLGLAKSGTAAANLLLQNGKNVRINDKKVTDNDKIVQELKSKGADVITGSHPLSVLENIEIIIKNPGIPYDNPIIVEAETKDIPVITEIEIAGNLVESSIIGITGSNGKTTTTTLTTEMMAKSNQPVKVAGNIGYVATEVAQTLKDDEKMILELSSFQLMGVKTFKPKIAVLLNIFEAHLDYHKTFNNYKNAKCNIFVNQTQDDYLIYNADDPVVSEAVSDAKSFKVPFSLNKRLENGAWVDESSVYFRNEKIIDRSEIVLVGNHNLENILAAVCAAKLSGANNHGIREVLTTFSSVRHRLQYVESIDGRLFYNDSKATNILATQKALSSFKQPTILLAGGLDRGNNFDELIPYLRNVKGMVLFGETKEKLKKTAGDAGVELIKTTDNMEEAVKEAYNLSERDDVILLSPACASWDQYSTFEERGDMFIQAVHTLM, from the coding sequence TTGAAAAAATTAGACAATTTCCCGTATTCCAATGTACTGGTGCTGGGGCTGGCAAAAAGCGGGACAGCTGCGGCCAATCTATTACTGCAAAACGGGAAGAACGTACGGATTAATGACAAAAAAGTAACCGATAATGATAAAATTGTTCAGGAATTGAAGTCGAAGGGTGCAGACGTAATTACAGGCTCGCATCCTCTTTCTGTTCTGGAAAACATTGAGATTATAATTAAAAACCCGGGTATTCCCTATGATAACCCGATAATCGTCGAAGCTGAAACAAAAGATATACCGGTGATCACCGAAATAGAAATTGCCGGAAATCTGGTTGAAAGCTCGATTATCGGTATAACAGGGTCAAATGGAAAAACAACAACGACAACTCTGACAACAGAAATGATGGCAAAAAGTAATCAGCCGGTAAAGGTGGCTGGAAATATAGGATATGTTGCAACAGAGGTAGCTCAAACACTGAAAGACGATGAAAAAATGATACTGGAATTGTCATCTTTTCAATTGATGGGCGTAAAAACGTTTAAGCCGAAAATAGCGGTCTTACTCAATATCTTTGAAGCGCATCTTGACTATCACAAAACATTTAATAATTACAAAAATGCCAAGTGCAATATTTTTGTCAATCAGACGCAAGATGACTATTTAATTTATAATGCCGATGATCCAGTTGTATCGGAAGCTGTTTCCGATGCAAAATCGTTTAAAGTTCCTTTTTCATTGAACAAAAGACTTGAAAATGGTGCGTGGGTTGATGAATCAAGCGTTTATTTCAGGAATGAAAAAATAATTGACAGAAGTGAAATTGTACTTGTGGGCAATCATAATCTTGAAAATATACTTGCAGCGGTATGTGCTGCAAAGTTAAGTGGAGCAAATAATCATGGAATTCGTGAAGTACTTACTACTTTTTCAAGTGTCCGGCATCGTCTGCAATATGTGGAATCTATTGATGGCAGGCTATTTTATAATGACTCGAAAGCAACGAATATACTTGCAACACAAAAGGCGCTTTCTTCCTTTAAACAGCCAACAATATTATTAGCCGGCGGACTTGATCGCGGTAATAATTTTGATGAACTTATTCCATATTTAAGAAATGTAAAAGGTATGGTTCTATTCGGCGAAACGAAAGAAAAGCTCAAAAAAACAGCTGGCGATGCCGGAGTTGAATTGATTAAAACAACCGATAACATGGAAGAGGCTGTTAAAGAAGCCTATAATCTATCAGAGCGTGACGATGTCATTTTATTGTCCCCCGCATGTGCCAGTTGGGATCAATATAGCACTTTTGAAGAAAGAGGGGACATGTTTATACAAGCTG
- the mraY gene encoding phospho-N-acetylmuramoyl-pentapeptide-transferase: MMTIAIAFLITVLLSPLFIPFLRRLKFGQSIREEGPQSHVKKTGTPTMGGIMIVISVIVTSVIMISKINSDSIGYELWLLIFVLIGYGLLGFLDDFIKVAMKRNLGLTSKQKMLGQLVIALVFYFILQYNDFATYIQIPGTSIQWELGWGYALLIIFMLVGASNAVNLTDGLDGLLAGTAAIAFGAFGILAWYGFPQSEITIFSLAVVGALLGFLVFNAHPAKVFMGDTGSLALGGSIAAIAILTKLEIILIIIGGVFVIETLSVIIQVISFKTTGKRVFKMSPLHHHYELLGWSEWRVVTTFWLVGIIFAALGIYIEVWIA, translated from the coding sequence ATGATGACAATAGCAATAGCATTTTTAATTACCGTCCTGCTTTCACCACTTTTTATTCCGTTTTTACGGCGTCTGAAGTTTGGACAAAGTATTAGGGAGGAAGGCCCGCAATCACATGTGAAAAAAACAGGTACCCCAACAATGGGCGGTATTATGATCGTTATCAGTGTGATTGTTACTTCGGTCATTATGATAAGTAAAATCAACTCTGATTCAATTGGATATGAGTTATGGCTATTGATTTTTGTACTTATTGGTTATGGACTATTAGGATTTTTGGATGATTTTATTAAAGTTGCCATGAAGCGTAATTTAGGATTGACATCCAAACAGAAAATGCTTGGACAGCTTGTTATTGCACTAGTATTTTACTTTATTCTGCAATATAACGATTTTGCTACTTATATTCAAATTCCCGGAACATCCATTCAGTGGGAGCTTGGCTGGGGATATGCATTGCTTATCATCTTTATGCTTGTCGGAGCATCAAATGCAGTAAACCTGACTGATGGACTGGATGGCCTGTTGGCAGGGACCGCTGCTATCGCGTTTGGTGCATTTGGAATTTTAGCCTGGTATGGATTTCCGCAAAGTGAGATAACTATTTTTTCACTGGCAGTTGTCGGGGCATTACTTGGATTTCTTGTTTTTAATGCACACCCGGCCAAAGTCTTTATGGGTGATACCGGGTCTTTGGCGCTGGGCGGATCCATTGCAGCCATCGCTATTTTAACGAAATTGGAAATAATTCTGATTATCATCGGTGGTGTATTTGTTATCGAAACACTATCGGTTATCATTCAGGTGATTTCGTTTAAAACAACAGGTAAAAGGGTATTTAAAATGAGCCCACTGCACCATCACTATGAACTGCTTGGCTGGTCCGAGTGGCGTGTTGTAACAACTTTTTGGCTGGTGGGAATTATCTTTGCAGCGCTAGGTATATATATTGAGGTGTGGATAGCTTGA
- a CDS encoding UDP-N-acetylmuramoyl-tripeptide--D-alanyl-D-alanine ligase → MLFTTEWLTTIFTDYKGAASDSIGIHEVATDSRKKTDRSLFVPISGDKFDGHDFMKQAFDRGAVAALWDREIPLPDFLPADFPVFLVEDTLKALQELAGFYRDKVNPVVIGITGSNGKTTTKDIVAAVVKTTFNTHYTEGNFNNHIGMPLTILSMPRNTDVLVVEMGMNHAGEIETLSSIARPEIAIITNIGESHIEYLGSRKGIAQAKLEIVKGMKEEGPLIIDGDEALLAKMHDHGNVITCGFDANNDLVVEDVNISHNQTQFELSNGFKYTVPLLGKHHALNATYAIAVAKCLNISKENVVRALASLEMTSMRFELMKGRNDVSVINDAYNASPTSMKAAIDVVKQMDGFKNKVLVLGDIFELGDESKAFHQSVAESIDDSISAVFTFGNDAKEISAIVGEEYPGINCSHFATEEDLLNALQNYISEDTLFLFKASRAMHFELFVEKVMD, encoded by the coding sequence ATGTTATTTACCACTGAATGGCTTACGACAATTTTTACTGATTATAAAGGGGCTGCCAGTGATTCAATAGGAATACATGAGGTGGCAACCGACAGCCGTAAAAAAACGGACAGATCCTTATTTGTACCGATTTCCGGTGATAAATTTGATGGGCATGACTTTATGAAGCAGGCATTCGACCGGGGTGCTGTGGCTGCATTGTGGGATAGAGAGATACCACTTCCGGATTTTCTGCCTGCAGATTTTCCGGTGTTTTTGGTGGAGGATACATTAAAAGCATTGCAGGAATTGGCAGGCTTCTATCGGGATAAAGTGAATCCTGTTGTAATAGGCATAACAGGCTCCAATGGTAAAACAACAACAAAGGATATCGTTGCCGCCGTTGTGAAAACAACGTTTAATACACATTATACGGAAGGTAACTTTAATAATCATATCGGTATGCCGTTAACCATTTTGTCCATGCCAAGGAATACGGACGTTCTTGTCGTTGAAATGGGTATGAATCATGCTGGTGAGATAGAAACATTGTCCAGCATAGCCAGACCGGAAATTGCAATCATAACAAATATAGGGGAATCACATATTGAATATCTTGGCTCAAGAAAGGGTATCGCACAAGCAAAACTTGAGATTGTAAAAGGTATGAAAGAAGAAGGCCCTCTTATTATTGATGGGGATGAAGCTCTGTTGGCAAAAATGCATGACCATGGCAATGTAATAACATGCGGATTTGATGCCAACAATGATTTAGTAGTGGAAGATGTTAATATTTCACATAACCAAACACAGTTTGAGCTTTCAAACGGGTTTAAATACACTGTTCCATTGCTGGGAAAACATCATGCATTGAATGCCACTTATGCAATCGCAGTTGCCAAATGTCTCAATATATCTAAAGAAAATGTAGTAAGGGCACTAGCATCACTGGAAATGACATCCATGCGATTTGAGCTGATGAAGGGAAGAAATGATGTCTCGGTTATTAATGATGCTTACAATGCCTCACCTACTTCGATGAAGGCAGCAATTGATGTAGTGAAACAAATGGATGGATTCAAAAACAAAGTACTGGTACTTGGTGATATTTTTGAGCTTGGTGATGAGTCAAAAGCGTTCCATCAGTCAGTAGCTGAAAGTATTGATGACTCGATATCTGCCGTATTTACGTTTGGTAACGATGCAAAGGAAATCTCAGCAATTGTCGGCGAAGAATACCCGGGAATCAACTGCAGCCACTTTGCAACTGAAGAGGACCTGCTGAATGCACTTCAAAACTATATATCAGAAGATACATTATTTTTGTTTAAGGCATCCCGCGCGATGCATTTTGAACTGTTTGTAGAAAAAGTTATGGATTAA
- a CDS encoding UDP-N-acetylmuramoyl-L-alanyl-D-glutamate--2,6-diaminopimelate ligase, protein MRLLEILSAVPFYETTTAIDNVEISNIEVDSRKVSEGSLFICISGFTVDGHGFVEQAIEKGATAILAEKEVVSSVPVIYVADSSRASAMVAARFYGYPTQKFPLIGVTGTNGKTTVTYLLESIFNQYNQKTGVIGTIQMKIGQESYPVNNTTPDALFLQKTFNQMVNENVDKGIMEVSSHALDMGRVHGCDFDVAVFTNLSQDHLDYHRNMDDYLHAKSLLFAQLGNTYNIDKKKFAVINEDDPNNDVLKRSTSQHIVTYGCTNDAQVMATEINLEVTKTTFTMLTPEGFFQVNSKLIGMFNVYNMLAAGAAAISLNVPLQVIKEALENTGGVSGRFEPVDDKQPFATIVDYAHTPDSLENVLQTIKEFAKHNIYVVVGCGGDRDKTKRPLMAEIALKYADKVIFTSDNPRTEDPQSILNDMTEGIEADHYEVIEGRRDAISHAVSLAEKEDIILIAGKGHETYQEIGHTKYDFDDREVARDAIKAKGK, encoded by the coding sequence ATGAGACTATTAGAAATTCTTTCAGCTGTACCATTCTATGAAACTACAACAGCAATTGACAATGTAGAGATCAGTAATATTGAAGTGGATTCCCGAAAAGTGTCGGAAGGTAGCCTGTTTATCTGCATCAGCGGCTTTACTGTAGATGGCCATGGTTTCGTCGAACAAGCCATTGAAAAAGGTGCAACTGCTATACTGGCTGAAAAAGAAGTGGTATCATCTGTACCCGTTATTTACGTTGCTGATTCATCCAGGGCATCAGCGATGGTAGCAGCCAGATTTTACGGGTATCCAACCCAAAAGTTCCCGCTGATTGGTGTAACGGGTACAAATGGTAAGACAACTGTTACATATCTGTTGGAATCAATATTTAATCAGTATAACCAGAAAACCGGTGTTATTGGAACAATACAAATGAAGATTGGACAAGAATCATATCCCGTCAATAATACAACGCCCGATGCTTTATTCCTGCAAAAAACATTTAATCAGATGGTAAATGAGAATGTGGATAAAGGAATTATGGAAGTTTCGTCACACGCTCTGGATATGGGACGGGTACATGGGTGTGACTTTGATGTAGCAGTATTCACAAATTTATCACAGGATCATTTGGATTATCATAGAAATATGGATGATTACCTGCACGCCAAAAGTCTTTTGTTTGCACAATTGGGGAATACCTATAACATCGATAAGAAAAAATTTGCAGTAATAAATGAGGATGATCCCAATAATGATGTACTAAAAAGAAGTACATCACAGCATATAGTGACATATGGCTGTACTAATGATGCACAAGTGATGGCGACTGAAATAAATCTGGAAGTTACGAAAACAACTTTTACGATGCTTACTCCTGAGGGATTTTTTCAGGTCAACAGTAAATTAATTGGCATGTTCAATGTGTATAACATGCTTGCGGCTGGCGCAGCGGCAATTTCATTAAATGTACCGCTTCAGGTTATTAAGGAAGCCCTCGAAAATACCGGGGGAGTAAGCGGTCGTTTTGAACCAGTGGACGATAAGCAGCCTTTTGCAACGATTGTTGATTACGCACATACGCCTGATTCACTGGAAAATGTACTGCAAACGATTAAGGAATTTGCTAAACATAACATTTATGTTGTTGTAGGCTGTGGTGGTGATCGTGACAAAACGAAACGTCCACTAATGGCAGAGATTGCACTTAAATATGCCGACAAAGTTATCTTCACATCAGACAATCCGCGAACAGAGGATCCTCAGTCGATCCTTAACGATATGACAGAAGGAATTGAAGCAGACCATTATGAGGTAATTGAGGGGAGAAGAGATGCTATTTCCCATGCGGTCAGTCTTGCTGAAAAAGAAGATATTATATTAATTGCCGGAAAAGGACATGAAACGTATCAGGAAATAGGTCACACAAAATATGATTTTGACGACAGGGAAGTTGCCAGAGATGCAATTAAAGCTAAGGGGAAATGA
- a CDS encoding stage V sporulation protein D produces MKRVSAVTVRKRIVTVFLFGLLFFAIIDARLGYVQFIIGDELMKKANESWSRDITFEPERGNILDRNGEILAENVTAPSVIVVPKQVENPQKTAEKIASILDISVEKAYEYVTEDSVYTKVHPAGRKINEEQEKAFSTLNLDGVYLAKDSKRHYPFGDDLSHVLGFAGIDNQGLMGLELYYNDKLNGEEGSLSFFSDAKGKKMEQIADEYKAPEDGLNLKTTINSKIQTIMERELDLAFAEYNPDGALAIAVDPDTGGVLGMTSRPNFNPENYQNVDPEIYNRNLPIWSTYEPGSTFKIITLAAALEEEVVDLHEDDYQDDGDISVGGTELHCWKSGGHGHQSYLEVVQNSCNPGFVNLGMKLGEEKLFSYINDFGFGQKTGIDLKGEENGILFKPENVGPVELATTSFGQGVSVTPIQQVMAVAAAVNGGHLYEPYIAKEWIDPQTDEVVEKIEPELKENVISESTSKELRKALESVVAKGTGRPAYVDGYRVGGKTGTAQKVGPDGNYMTGNYILSFIGFAPADDPEIVVYVAIDNPKSDVQFGGVVTAPIVGTIIGDSLRAMGVEPSDKGLEKEYMWPEQPKVEVPDLTGLKKSKLTEYQTNLSIETSGSGKYIIDQEPRAGVKVEQGAKIRIYLSDKNQS; encoded by the coding sequence ATGAAACGTGTATCTGCTGTCACTGTAAGAAAACGAATAGTTACTGTTTTTCTTTTTGGATTATTATTCTTTGCAATAATTGATGCCCGGCTTGGGTATGTCCAATTCATTATTGGTGATGAACTGATGAAAAAGGCAAATGAGTCCTGGAGCAGGGATATTACCTTTGAGCCGGAGCGAGGTAACATATTGGACAGGAATGGTGAAATTTTGGCCGAGAATGTTACAGCTCCTTCCGTTATTGTCGTACCAAAGCAAGTTGAAAATCCGCAGAAGACTGCCGAAAAGATAGCAAGTATATTAGATATTTCGGTAGAAAAAGCATATGAATATGTAACCGAGGATTCTGTTTATACCAAGGTGCATCCTGCTGGAAGGAAAATTAATGAAGAGCAGGAAAAAGCGTTCAGCACCCTTAATCTTGATGGAGTCTATTTGGCAAAGGATTCAAAACGGCATTACCCATTTGGTGATGACTTGTCACATGTACTGGGATTTGCGGGAATCGACAATCAGGGATTAATGGGGCTGGAACTTTATTATAATGATAAACTAAACGGTGAGGAAGGAAGTTTATCCTTTTTCTCTGATGCCAAAGGGAAGAAAATGGAACAAATTGCAGATGAGTATAAAGCACCGGAAGATGGATTGAATCTTAAAACAACGATTAACTCAAAAATCCAGACGATAATGGAAAGAGAACTGGATTTGGCTTTTGCTGAATATAATCCGGATGGAGCTTTGGCGATTGCAGTTGATCCGGATACAGGCGGAGTTCTTGGTATGACATCACGTCCAAATTTCAATCCGGAAAATTATCAAAATGTGGATCCGGAAATTTATAATCGGAACCTTCCTATTTGGAGCACCTATGAGCCGGGGTCAACATTTAAAATCATTACATTGGCTGCCGCGCTTGAAGAAGAAGTAGTGGATTTACATGAAGATGATTATCAAGATGATGGTGATATATCCGTCGGCGGGACGGAATTACACTGCTGGAAGAGCGGCGGACACGGACACCAATCATACCTGGAAGTTGTTCAAAATTCATGTAACCCTGGATTTGTAAATCTTGGAATGAAGCTGGGCGAGGAAAAATTATTCAGCTATATAAATGATTTTGGATTTGGGCAGAAAACGGGAATAGATTTAAAGGGTGAAGAAAACGGAATATTATTTAAGCCTGAGAATGTAGGTCCGGTTGAATTGGCTACTACTTCATTCGGACAAGGTGTATCGGTGACTCCGATTCAGCAGGTAATGGCAGTTGCAGCAGCTGTCAACGGCGGTCACCTGTATGAACCTTATATTGCCAAAGAATGGATTGATCCACAGACGGATGAAGTAGTTGAGAAAATTGAGCCTGAACTAAAGGAGAATGTTATCTCAGAATCAACGTCCAAAGAACTTCGTAAAGCACTGGAAAGCGTAGTAGCAAAGGGAACCGGTCGTCCGGCCTATGTTGATGGATATCGTGTCGGCGGTAAAACAGGTACGGCTCAAAAGGTTGGACCGGATGGTAATTATATGACAGGAAACTACATCCTTTCATTTATTGGCTTTGCACCTGCAGATGACCCTGAAATTGTTGTTTATGTTGCAATAGACAATCCTAAAAGTGATGTTCAGTTTGGAGGTGTTGTAACAGCACCTATCGTTGGAACTATTATTGGTGACAGTTTAAGGGCCATGGGAGTGGAGCCTAGTGATAAGGGGCTTGAAAAAGAATATATGTGGCCGGAACAGCCGAAAGTGGAAGTCCCTGATTTAACTGGTCTAAAGAAAAGTAAGTTAACTGAATACCAGACGAATTTATCGATCGAAACAAGCGGGTCCGGTAAATATATAATCGACCAGGAACCAAGAGCAGGAGTAAAAGTCGAACAAGGAGCAAAAATCAGAATTTACCTTTCTGATAAAAATCAATCGTGA
- a CDS encoding penicillin-binding protein, producing MEKNKTTHFMSSILILIFVVIFLLIAGRFLYIQAAGEINDVSLSEWAEEKRTASYTLDAERGKIFGENGMTLAYDRPVFRIQAIVRESYTKDPEEPLHVKKPEKTAELLAPLLDTDKSYILEQLREGIESNAFQVEFGSAGKELSQQTKEKIEALELPGITFKKEAVRYYPNGLFASHIIGFARKEEGEITGITGIEREMNKLLSGKKGYISYERDKFGTKLLDPNEVIKQPQDGQDVYLTINQKIQTLLEDVMTQVDKEYKPERMTAIVMDPNSGEVVAMSNRPSYNPNNPANVENWYNDAISTPFEPGSTVKMFTWAAAIEEGVYNGDEWFKSGRYQISESVQPVHDWESDWGSITFDQGFIRSSNVAASKLVWEKIGTEKYLNYLKAFDFDQKTGIDLPGEVGGTLVYNWPRDKITTAFGQASTLTPIQQMKAATAIANDGKMVKPYVISKIVDSTSGEILKEKEPEVVGNPISKETSDQVMNLLGDVVSSENGTGKEYKLDDYSVAGKTGTAQFIEDGSYVTGHENYVFSFLGMAPKDDPQLMMYVSVKQPELDGYEPGSTPVSFIFKNVMQNALHYLNIDPDKESSKSVHAIKLPEIVGESTSSVKNELSDKGLNVAVIGSGNTIKAASAEEGDELLPKDRIILVTDKPTMPDITGWSLRDVLQLADLLQLKIETIGNGYVETQSIKKGTPVKKNDYLGVELKPPGSVNSENESNEENSAEQTEEVQSEETGATQ from the coding sequence ATGGAAAAAAATAAAACAACTCACTTTATGTCCAGCATATTGATTCTTATTTTTGTCGTGATTTTTTTACTCATAGCCGGCAGGTTTCTGTATATTCAGGCTGCCGGTGAAATAAATGACGTTTCATTGAGCGAATGGGCTGAAGAAAAACGCACTGCATCTTACACCCTTGATGCGGAACGCGGAAAAATATTTGGTGAAAATGGAATGACCCTGGCATATGATCGGCCGGTATTCCGTATCCAAGCTATCGTTCGTGAATCTTATACCAAGGATCCTGAGGAGCCATTGCATGTAAAAAAACCGGAAAAAACTGCGGAATTGCTGGCTCCTTTATTAGATACAGATAAATCCTATATTCTTGAACAGCTCCGGGAAGGTATTGAAAGCAATGCTTTCCAGGTGGAGTTTGGCAGTGCCGGTAAAGAGCTCTCACAGCAGACGAAGGAAAAGATTGAAGCACTTGAACTCCCGGGAATTACCTTCAAAAAAGAAGCGGTCCGGTATTATCCTAACGGGTTGTTTGCATCTCATATAATCGGATTTGCACGTAAAGAAGAGGGGGAAATCACAGGCATAACAGGAATAGAACGTGAAATGAATAAACTATTAAGCGGGAAAAAGGGTTACATATCATACGAACGTGATAAGTTTGGTACAAAACTGCTTGACCCGAATGAAGTCATCAAACAGCCTCAGGACGGCCAGGATGTTTATTTAACAATTAATCAGAAAATCCAAACATTGCTTGAAGATGTCATGACGCAGGTCGATAAGGAATATAAACCGGAGCGAATGACTGCAATTGTGATGGATCCTAATTCAGGTGAGGTTGTGGCGATGAGTAATCGTCCCAGTTATAACCCGAATAATCCGGCGAATGTGGAGAATTGGTATAATGACGCCATTTCCACCCCATTCGAACCAGGCTCAACGGTCAAAATGTTTACGTGGGCTGCTGCAATTGAAGAGGGAGTTTACAATGGTGACGAATGGTTTAAATCCGGACGCTATCAAATTAGTGAGAGCGTACAGCCGGTCCACGACTGGGAAAGTGATTGGGGCTCGATTACTTTTGATCAAGGTTTTATAAGGTCTTCCAATGTTGCAGCATCAAAATTAGTGTGGGAAAAAATAGGAACTGAGAAATACCTGAATTATCTTAAGGCTTTTGACTTTGACCAAAAAACCGGTATTGATTTACCCGGTGAGGTAGGAGGAACGCTTGTTTATAATTGGCCACGGGATAAAATTACTACGGCATTTGGTCAGGCGAGTACACTGACACCAATTCAGCAAATGAAAGCTGCAACAGCTATTGCTAACGATGGGAAAATGGTAAAACCATATGTCATTTCAAAAATAGTCGATTCAACTTCCGGAGAAATACTTAAAGAAAAAGAACCGGAAGTAGTAGGTAATCCGATTTCCAAAGAGACTTCAGATCAAGTAATGAATCTTTTAGGAGATGTTGTCTCGTCAGAAAATGGAACCGGAAAAGAATATAAGCTTGATGATTATTCAGTGGCAGGAAAAACCGGTACAGCACAATTTATTGAAGATGGCAGTTATGTAACCGGACATGAAAATTACGTTTTTTCATTTTTGGGGATGGCACCAAAAGATGATCCACAATTAATGATGTATGTTTCGGTAAAACAGCCTGAACTGGATGGTTATGAGCCTGGTTCAACTCCAGTATCATTTATTTTTAAAAACGTTATGCAGAACGCTCTGCATTATTTGAACATTGATCCTGATAAAGAATCATCAAAATCTGTCCATGCAATCAAGCTTCCGGAAATCGTCGGTGAAAGCACTTCTTCGGTCAAAAATGAATTATCTGATAAGGGATTAAATGTTGCGGTAATTGGTTCAGGCAATACCATCAAAGCAGCTAGTGCTGAAGAAGGAGATGAACTGCTTCCAAAAGACCGTATTATACTTGTAACTGATAAACCGACAATGCCGGATATTACCGGATGGTCGTTACGGGATGTATTGCAACTGGCCGATTTACTCCAGTTAAAAATCGAGACAATTGGCAACGGATATGTTGAAACTCAAAGTATTAAAAAAGGTACTCCTGTTAAAAAGAATGATTATTTAGGAGTGGAGCTAAAACCACCTGGCTCTGTAAACAGCGAAAACGAATCAAATGAAGAAAATTCAGCAGAACAGACTGAAGAAGTACAGTCTGAAGAAACGGGCGCAACCCAATAG
- the ftsL gene encoding cell division protein FtsL → MSAIHARNWEQSYTSQAPKREKQVAVKVRKKSWISKGEKVLYTVVGLCLVAACIYVISFASSTDTINRELQSLEQTVQKQEVKNEGLLYEKKQLSRPERITRIAKENGLKIQDAKVKRATAFNN, encoded by the coding sequence ATGAGTGCAATTCACGCGCGAAACTGGGAACAATCTTATACGTCACAAGCTCCAAAAAGAGAAAAACAAGTTGCGGTTAAAGTTCGTAAAAAAAGCTGGATTTCAAAAGGTGAAAAGGTATTGTACACTGTAGTAGGTCTATGTTTGGTTGCCGCTTGTATTTACGTTATCTCATTTGCTTCATCTACTGATACAATAAACAGGGAATTACAATCACTTGAGCAAACCGTTCAGAAACAGGAAGTTAAAAACGAAGGGTTGTTATATGAGAAGAAGCAGCTCAGCAGACCGGAACGTATTACAAGGATTGCAAAAGAGAACGGCTTAAAGATTCAAGACGCAAAAGTGAAAAGAGCGACAGCATTCAACAATTAA
- the rsmH gene encoding 16S rRNA (cytosine(1402)-N(4))-methyltransferase RsmH, producing the protein MFDHYSVLKEEALEGMAVKPDGTYVDCTVGGGGHSEQIASRLGENGLLVAFDQDLDALKAAESRLQHYRDRILFIHSNFRNLEESLTSHKVESIDGILFDLGVSSPQLDRGARGFSYQHDAELDMRMNQEQELDAKEIANTWPYNELVKIFFKYGEEKFSKQIARKIEMYRKEKPIETTHQLVDIIKEAIPAPARRKGGHPAKRIFQALRIAVNDELEAFNDALHQAAKLVNVNGRVVVITFHSLEDRLCKQAFKKWSTAKQVPRNLPVIPEDHKAPFKLINRKPILPGDDELNANRRSKSAKLRIAEKINEWNEDFTYEEGWKKS; encoded by the coding sequence ATGTTTGACCACTATAGTGTTCTAAAAGAAGAAGCGTTGGAAGGAATGGCCGTTAAACCGGATGGTACATATGTTGATTGTACAGTAGGTGGTGGTGGTCATTCAGAACAGATTGCTTCCCGTTTAGGAGAAAATGGCCTGCTCGTTGCTTTTGATCAGGATCTGGATGCCCTGAAAGCCGCAGAGTCAAGACTGCAGCACTACCGTGATCGGATATTGTTCATTCATTCAAATTTCAGAAACCTGGAAGAATCCTTAACCAGCCATAAAGTCGAGAGCATTGACGGGATTCTTTTTGATCTTGGTGTATCTTCACCGCAATTGGATCGTGGCGCTCGGGGATTCAGTTATCAGCACGATGCGGAACTTGATATGCGGATGAATCAGGAACAGGAACTGGATGCAAAAGAAATTGCAAATACGTGGCCATATAACGAACTGGTCAAAATCTTTTTTAAATATGGCGAAGAAAAATTTTCGAAGCAAATCGCCAGAAAAATTGAAATGTATCGAAAAGAGAAGCCAATTGAAACCACACATCAATTGGTGGACATAATTAAGGAAGCTATACCTGCACCGGCACGCAGAAAGGGAGGACATCCGGCAAAACGTATCTTTCAGGCATTGCGAATCGCAGTGAATGACGAATTAGAAGCGTTTAATGATGCTTTGCACCAGGCTGCCAAGCTTGTGAATGTAAATGGCAGAGTAGTTGTTATTACCTTTCATTCGCTGGAGGACAGGCTCTGTAAGCAGGCTTTCAAAAAATGGAGCACAGCTAAACAGGTGCCACGGAATTTGCCGGTAATACCGGAAGATCATAAAGCTCCATTCAAACTGATTAATAGAAAGCCAATACTGCCGGGTGATGACGAATTGAATGCAAATCGCAGGTCAAAATCAGCTAAATTGCGTATCGCCGAAAAAATCAATGAATGGAATGAAGACTTTACTTACGAAGAAGGGTGGAAAAAATCATGA